The Triticum aestivum cultivar Chinese Spring chromosome 4B, IWGSC CS RefSeq v2.1, whole genome shotgun sequence sequence GAGATCCTACGGAATTCTGCAACATATGAATTTGGTAGTGTATATTATTTTTCGGAGAGAGGTGATCGACTGATTGATCTTGATGTGTTCCATCAAAAGCTTATCTAGGTTGCTTGTTCAGTCTTGTTCATATTGGGTTTGAGATTATTATGTTCTTCAAGTTGCTTCTCTTGATGTTCAGATGTCTCAAGAACTGCGCACACAATTGAGCGAGTCTGAGAAAGGAGAGCTAAAAGGATCGTTCCATCATATGCTGAAATGGGCCTGGAGATATAATAAATATCTTGAAGAACAGGCAGCCCAGCTTCACATGTTAACTAGCTGGTCGAAAATTGTTGAAGTGAGTTGTGTGTGTGCATGACCACTTAATCTTTTCTGTTGGGAATTTCATATTGTAACCCGCTTATTGTTAATTTCAGGTAGTTGTATCAAGAAGTAATAAT is a genomic window containing:
- the LOC123092104 gene encoding nuclear pore complex protein NUP205 isoform X3 gives rise to the protein MQVLELLEVVQFRCPYTSMKYPQLLSNLRVESKMSQELRTQLSESEKGELKGSFHHMLKWAWRYNKYLEEQAAQLHMLTSWSKIVEVVVSRSNNFKTLKFRTSIETLS
- the LOC123092104 gene encoding nuclear pore complex protein NUP205 isoform X5, translated to MQVLELLEVVQFRCPYTSMKYPQLLSNLRVESKMSQELRTQLSESEKGELKGSFHHMLKWAWRYNKYLEEQAAQLHMLTSWSKIVECS